One stretch of Podospora bellae-mahoneyi strain CBS 112042 chromosome 2, whole genome shotgun sequence DNA includes these proteins:
- the SNF1_1 gene encoding Protein kinase (EggNog:ENOG503NUN4; COG:T) has protein sequence MAQAYDDEELSISLSPSQIRRNKRQGDVGYGQTPVGSINTAIMLPGNANPQLPMRDKMRTEQRIGAYNIVKTLGEGSFGKVKLAVHRSTGQQVALKIISRKKLISRDMQGRVEREIEYLQLLRHPHIIKLYTVIKTPTEIIMVLEYAGGELFDYIVQHGKMREDEARRFFQQMLCAVEYCHRHKIVHRDLKPENLLLDENLNVKIADFGLSNIMTDGNFLKTSCGSPNYAAPEVIGGKLYAGPEVDVWSCGVILYVLLVGRLPFDDEHIPSLFAKIAKGSYMVPTWMSPGASTLIKKMLVVNPVQRATIEEIRQDPWFLKDLPSYLHPPVEEFLNTGVDPNKAIRVSDIAPGAPPQEQVKLHNEVTEKISKTMGYGKRDVEEALEAEEPSAIKDAYMIVRENKLMENNRKCTFL, from the exons ATGGCCCAGGCctacgacgacgaggagctgTCCATCTCCCTGTCGCCCTCTCAGATCCGCCGGAACAAGAGACAGGGCGACGTAGGATACGGCCAGACTCCCGTCGGctccatcaacaccgccatcatgCTGCCAGGCAACGCCAACCCCCAGTTGCCCATGCGCGACAAGATGCGCACCGAGCAGCGCATCGGCGCCTACAACATTGTCAAGACGCTCGGCGAGGGCTCCTtcggcaaggtcaagctgGCTGTCCACCGCAGCACCGGCCAGCAGGTTGCCCTCAAGATCATCTCTCGCAAGAAACTTATCAGCCGCGACATGCAGGGCCGTGTCGAGCGCGAGATTGAGTATCTTCAGCTGCTCCGCCATCCTCACATCATTAAGCT TTATACCGTTATCAAGACCCCGACCGAGATCATTATGGTCCTCGAGTATGCCGGTGGAGAATTGTTCGATTACATTGTGCAGCATGGCAAGATGCGCGAGGATGAGGCCCGTCGGTTCTTCCAGCAGATGCTATGCGCCGTCGAGTATTGCCATCGCCACAAAATTGTCCACCGTGACTTGAAACCCGAGAACTTGCTTCTGGATGAGAACCTAAACGTCAAGATCGCCGATTTCGGTCTCAGCAACATCATGACGGATGGAAACTTCCTCAAGACCAGTTGCGGCTCCCCCAACTACGCGGCCCCTGAAGTTATCGGCGGAAAGCTGTATGCCGGACCCGAGGTCGATGTGTGGAGTTGCGGTGTCATTCTCTACGTTCTACTTGTCGGCCGTCTTCCCTTCGACGATGAACATATCCCGAGTCTGTTCGCCAAGATTGCGAAGGGAAGCTACATGGTACCGACTTGGATGAGTCCGGGCGCATCCACCCTTATTAAGAAGATGTTGGTGGTCAACCCGGTCCAGCGTGCGACTATCGAGGAAATTCGACAAGACCCATGGTTCCTCAAGGACCTTCCATCGTATCTGCACCCACCAGTAGAAGAGTTCCTCAACACCGGCGTCGACCCCAACAAGGCTATCAGGGTGAGCGACATCGCCCCTGGCGCACCTCCACAAGAGCAGGTGAAGCTCCACAACGAAGTCACGGAGAAGATCAGCAAGACCATGGGTTACGGCAAGAGggatgtcgaggaggcgCTGGAAGCCGAGGAACCATCCGCCATCAAGGACGCCTACATGATTGTTCGCGAGAACAAGCTCATGGAAAACAACCGTAAGTGCACTTTTCTTTGA
- a CDS encoding hypothetical protein (EggNog:ENOG503P1ZB; COG:S), protein MRRFWPIMSAVTSAPWKFAPLKQPFVPSPNTRKLEGIVFDVDGTLCEPQTYMFAAMRSVLGIPKSVDILDHVYSLPTPEDQHTAMEKIRTIEREAMLTQVPQPGLAPLMSYLDSRSIRKGICTRNFDLPVQNLLDKFLPSSVFGPIVTRDFRPPKPDPAGILHIARSWGLMRKSTGEPGIPVDDAEEKEKIAERGQEEGELLHTEKGEEVADASGLIMVGDSVDDITAGRRAGAKTVLLVNDVNRHLVDHEHTDLVIESLDELIEVLEEGRL, encoded by the exons ATGCGAAGATTTTGGCCCATCATGTCCGCCGTTACTTCAGCTCCGTGGAAATTCGCGCCGTTGAAACAGCCGTTTGTTCCTAGCCCCAACACCCGCAAGCTAGAGGGCATTGTTTTTGATGTCGACGGGACGCTATG TGAACCCCAAACCTACATGTTCGCCGCCATGCGCTCCGTCCTCGGCATCCCCAAATCAgtcgacatcctcgaccacgtctactccctccccacccccgaaGACCAACACACCGCCATGGAGAAAATCCGCACCATAGAACGCGAAGCCATGCTGACCCAGGTCCCCCAACCCGGCCTCGCCCCCCTAATGTCCTACCTCGACTCCCGCTCCATCCGCAAAGGAATCTGCACCCGCAACTTCGACCTCCCCGTCCAGAACCTCCTTGACAAATTCCTCCCTTCCTCCGTCTTTGGCCCCATCGTCACCCGTGATTTCCGCCCTCCCAAGCCTGACCCCGCTGGTATTCTCCATATTGCCCGTTCTTGGGGTTTGATGAGGAAGTCAACTGGTGAGCCTGGCATTCCCGTTGATGATgcggaggaaaaggaaaagattGCCGAGAGGGGgcaagaagagggggagctACTCCATAcggagaagggagaggaggtggcggatgCGAGTGGGTTGATAATGGTGGGTGACTCAGTGGATGATATCActgctgggaggagggcgggtgCCAAGACGGTCTTGTTGGTCAATGATGTGAATAGACATTTGGTGGACCATGAGCATACTGATTTGGTGATTGAGAGCTTGGATGAACTGAtcgaggttttggaggaggggagactTTAG
- a CDS encoding hypothetical protein (COG:S; EggNog:ENOG503P3AC), which yields MPGLITPRKTRSTVKDTKVPPATSSIANLKISKLSTFGKDVTSEKKATTGTIFGRTSNIEIVLTTKKRKVQDEVEPTPKKQCREPESRPIPTTTPVSKRKKTVTFDLTENSAPAKPTPKRAAPASTPSKKRSYQADDETDASSHTSALLERLNIRSPIPKRTKTVVTPAQNDYDLPQELLDLLDMQTAFLKTLNMEYAHNGTNSPIDLRSLYPSVTRTWGKRRVLLVDIQRLLGVLTWTPAKSSPEPLFILSDYGRQKICIHFSPSLPAGPIREADLNMDFKSNLRTLWMSSNKNVTLFLGTLPKAPIKKCESLLKAAIPKQTTLDSLKAGIQARKEAEQAAKEEAAKKLEQAVKPDGTKMTLLERIKMKEVELKNMPAGPTPQELQRQAALHRAEDVAAVIGMLCKASGGQARVSFTMQQVLTKLKDSLRTPISREDAGICVRLLAVEVTPEWIRVVKLGAREMVVVTVAGQPSLTVLKERVGKLLG from the coding sequence ATGCCTGGTTTAATAACTCCCCGTAAGACGCGGTCGACCGTCAAGGACACCAAGGTCCCTCCTGCCACGTCGAGTATTGCCAACTTAAAGATCTCCAAGCTCTCGACCTTTGGGAAGGACGTCACttccgagaagaaggccaccaccggcaccatctTTGGTCGCACGTCCAACATTGAGATTGTCCTCACTacaaagaagaggaaggttCAGGACGAGGTCGAGCCCACACCCAAGAAGCAATGTCGGGAGCCCGAGTCGAGACCAATCCCGACTACCACTCCTGTTTCGAAAAGGAAGAAGACTGTCACATTCGACCTGACTGAGAACTCCGCCCCGGCCAAGCCAACTCCAAAACGCGCCGCTCCGGCATCCACACCCAGCAAGAAGCGGTCATACCAAGCCGACGACGAGACCGATGCCTCTTCTCACACCTCGGCTCTTCTGGAACGTCTCAACATCCGATCCCCCATCCCGAAGCGCACCAAGACAGTTGTCACCCCAGCCCAAAATGATTACGACCTCCCCCAAgagctcctcgacctcctcgacatgcAGACCGCCTTCCTCAAAACCCTGAACATGGAATACGCCCACAATGGcaccaactcccccatcGACCTCCGAAGCCTCTACCCCAGTGTCACCCGCACCTGGGGAAAGCGTAGAGTATTACTCGTCGACATTCAGCGTCTGCTCGGAGTCCTAACCTGGACACCCGCCAAGTCCTCCCCCGAacccctcttcatcctctccgaCTATGGCCGCCAGAAAATCTGCATCCacttctccccatccctaCCTGCGGGCCCGATCAGAGAGGCCGACTTGAATATGGATTTCAAGTCCAACCTCCGCACGCTGTGGATGTCCTCCAACAAGAAcgtcaccctcttcctcggcaccctccccaagGCTCCAATCAAGAAGTGCGAGAGCCTTCTCAAGGCCGCGATCCCAAAGCAGACAACCCTTGACTCCCTCAAGGCTGGTATCCAAGCCAGAAAAGAAGCCGAGCAAgccgccaaggaggaagccgCCAAGAAACTCGAGCAGGCGGTCAAGCCTGACGGAACAAAGATGACGCTGCTGGAGCGGATCaagatgaaggaggtggagctgAAGAATATGCCCGCGGGTCCTACGCCTCAGGAGCTGCAGAGGCAGGCGGCGCTTCACAGGGCGGAGGATGTGGCGGCCGTGATTGGGATGTTGTGCAAGGCCAGTGGTGGGCAGGCAAGGGTGTCGTTTACGATGCAGCAGGTCCTGACCAAGCTGAAGGATTCGCTGAGGACGCCGATTAGCAGAGAGGACGCGGGGATTtgtgtgaggttgttggcggtggaggtgacACCCGAGTGGATTAGGGTTGTGAAGctgggggcgagggagatggtggttgttACTGTTGCTGGGCAGCCTAGTCTGAcggtgttgaaggagagagTTGGCAAgttgttgggttga
- a CDS encoding hypothetical protein (COG:S; EggNog:ENOG503PDYW) — MATNSPRYDGHQYAQVSGPPSPQTTATGGRVSMEPPSVLLSPPSRYASPVSPFPQTEHHKKSSNITFVPIVDADEDPQYGHTPKRKPVTRTWSAIGNWWPEIASSLLSLLCIPALVILLRSYDDRPLSEWHLTITLNTVIAFISTICRMSFIYPLVQALAQQRWNWFKSPRSLDDFRVFDEASRGPWGSLLLMIRMKGRPLGIVSCLVLITSIATSTLTQSVVTYPSRMVPVMGKDMAVAKKVDEFYYVSGNRANGRLFPLQQALRSSGSTTPTQLVPYLPPTCRTSECTWPEFDTMAVCVNMTNVTSLLTYDDLIPGTSEWHRGGRPRTNVSLPNGVSFQPYPYRKAGRQIGLDVGIEAGLTSNWSEPQRKQEIASLSFNGTEGQKAELTSVFLLYSDPIRATEVMFHYCVSRYNMSISENVPKIQLLESSTKVEYHDAEHSHMYKTLVNPQNSSVTYKFGSTSNHFLTGMLRDFFVENSTDRSMMGTMRDMFSVLLYQLPFSKENDDREERDEQGLDDFRYDVVRNMSLNVAIRLTNVMFDSTTQAVSSLVSGTAWQEERYISVRWEWLSLVAAQIGLALVVLVLVMVQTARLGVPVVKSDILPAFFAVGLAESAEAERGRVSDVGFSPEVKKNGAKPEESFALMGELQKTQKGKWVLEGLYRRR, encoded by the exons ATGGCAACCAACTCACCACGATATGACGGACACCAATACGCACAGGTCTCAGGACCACCGTCGCCGCAAACCACGGCGACAGGAGGGCGCGTTTCCATGGAGCCGCCGTCAGTGCTCCTTTCACCACCGAGTCGTTATGCCAGTCCAGTATCACCTTTCCCCCAGACCGAACACCACAAGAAGTCGAGCAATATCACATTCGTTCCCATCGTCGATGCGGACGAAGATCCGCAATATGGCCACACGCCAAAGAGAAAACCAGTCACTCGGACTTGGTCGGCAATTGGCAACTGGTGGCCTGAGATCGCCAGCTCCTTGCTCAGTCTCTTGTGTATCCCGGCCCTCGTTATCCTCTTACGCAGCTATGATGACCGCCCGCTCTCAGAGTGGCACCTCACTATCACACTCAACACCGTGATTGCTTTCATATCCACCATCTGCCGAATGTCCTTCATTTATCCTCTGGTACAGGCCCTTGCTCAGCAGAGATGGAACTGGTTCAAAAGCCCTAGGTCGCTAGACGATTTTCGTGTATTTGACGAGGCCTCTAGGGGGCCATGGGgcagtttgttgttgatgattaGAATGAAGGGGAG GCCGCTGGGAATTGTCAGCTGTCTCGTCCTCATCACAAGCATCGCTACCTCGACTCTCACTCAGTCTGTCGTCACTTACCCAAGTCGCATGGTGCCTGTCATGGGCAAAGACATGGCTGTTGCGAAAAAAGTTGACGAGTTCTACTATGTCTCAGGCAACCGCGCTA ATGGGCGCTTGTTTCCCCTTCAGCAAGCCCTACGAAGCAGCGGTTCTACCACACCCACACAACTTGTGCCCTATCTACCACCCACCTGTCGAACTTCCGAGTGCACATGGCCCGAATTCGACACCATGGCAGTTTGTGTAAACATGACCA ATGTCACAAGCCTCCTCACCTACGACGACCTAATCCCAGGAACATCCGAGTGGCACAGAGGCGGCAGACCAAGAACAAACGTCAGCCTACCCAACGGAGTCAGCTTCCAGCCCTACCCCTACAGAAAAGCCGGTCGACAGATCGGTCTCGATGTTGGCATCGAAGCAGGTCTCACCTCCAACTGGTCAGAGCCGCAGCGAAAACAGGAGATTGcatccctctccttcaacgGAACAGAAGGCCAGAAAGCCGAGCTGACGAGCGTTTTCCTCTTGTATTCTGATCCCATCCGGGCGACAGAGGTGATGTTTCACTACTGCGTCAGCAGATACAACATGTCAATATCGGAAAACGTGCCCAAGATCCAGCTTTTGGAGTCTAGTACAAAGGTCGAGTATCACGATGCTGAACACTCTCACATGTACAAAACTCTTGTCAATCCTCAAAACTCGAGTGTGACGTACAAATTCGGGTCGACGTCTAATCACTTTCTTACTGGGATGCTGAGGGATTTTTTCGTGGAGAATTCCACTGATAGATCGATGATGGGGACGATGAGGGATATGTTTTCTGTGTTGCTGTATCAGCTCCCTTTTTCGAAGGAGAACGACGAtagagaggagagggatgagCAGGGGTTGGATGATTTTAGGTATGATGTTGTTAGGAATATGTCGTTGAATGTGGCTATAAGGTTGACCAATGT TATGTTTGACAGCACGACGCAAGCTGTTTCCAGTCTGGTCAGTGGCACGGCttggcaggaggagaggtatATCTCTGTTCGGTGGGAGTGGCTTTCTCTTGTGGCGGCGCAGATTGGGTTGGCgctggtggttttggtgttggtCATGGTTCAAACTGcgaggttgggggtgccggtggtgaagagCGATATTTTGCCGGCGttttttgctgttgggttggCGGAGAGCGCGGAAGCTGAGAGGGGGCGGGTGAGTGATGTTGGGTTTTCTccagaggtgaagaagaacgGGGCGAAGCCGGAGGAGAGCTTTGCTTTGATGGGAGAGCTGCAGAAGACGCAGAAGGGGAAgtgggttttggagggctTGTATAGGAGGAGGTGA
- a CDS encoding hypothetical protein (EggNog:ENOG503NWXR; COG:S), which yields MSSSPTLPSPGQWPPRRPSKRSKLRNGTFIIPATGERSRRVLTLRTNSSGLSSQTDGTRSRSLSGLTTFPYEQTSFSDRFSHLARQTREKCAWILRWLDSPVGHGVLKCTLAYTLGSLATFWAPISDWLGRPDGKHVVATLTVYFHPARSAGSMIEAVLIAIVAVVYAQIVSILSMATSVLVGGQWHCVPLAHALVLAVFIGGGFGFIGWVKQRMGNPLVDVGSTLASLAIIGVVTKETAVLTGVFSNQKIIQILKMFFLGVSATTAVNLLVWRVSARSLLRDTMTKSSTSLGHMLALITSGFLSGSEEDVTSGQFAAASAAYNQVYPQMIKNLRESKFERYLLGQEKLYQLDRAVVRSMERLAQSIGGLRSAANTQFALLRESMMQGSGMMSPAASLYSPVLQRTLSNTLKSGKGFGILSAIDEASDESNEDERGRVKDRRRSDATTASIPFRNSSDIFELFINLLGPSMKSLAYTLSEVLRDPPFGTAPDYEITINDHFRQSLTDALSLFNGARADALQELYKHIELDRTRSASIQADFEEVAAACGHFSFSLQAFGEEMQKYLDVLDDLKFANEHRLRSWHWMKWWGNRRGYNNRKITLPFDHAERETLIKPIKKSQMPRGIADSMVQRRDTYAWSAVPGTNKVIATLSQRLLRVLRKVARDDIRFGLKVGAGAAFWAMFAFIPQTKDTYQHWRGEWGLLSFMIVCSMTVGASNTTGWARFMGTVAGISASGFNWTISQGSALALIPLGAVVAFWAFVVIVAWGKAPLGRITLLAYNVSTLYAYSLSQKVDDDDDDEGGSNPIIGEILLHRFVAVTAGILWGLIICRLVWPISARKKFKEGLSMLYLQMGLIWKRGPLAILLRSDCSRSYLRSGEQAALQKYAARLDALRGSATNEFELRGPFPAEQSARLMGCAHRLLDAFYAMSLVTQRKGSLTEGERALLMYTADERAQLCERICHVFQVLASSLMLEYPLTDAVPSVDRTRDRLLAKIFQFRKEHNPSVMLDYSSSNAGSGSIGSSGMGFGGLLGKLSHLNVEERDYALLYAYALVTWQVSEELKVVAKEIEGLFGVLDEDALLLQ from the exons ATGAGCTCCTCTCCGACACTGCCTTCGCCAGGCCAATGGCCACCGCGAAGGCCCTCCAAAAGAAGT AAACTGCGCAATGGCaccttcatcatccccgccaCCGGCGAGCGCTCCCGCCGCGTCTTGACCCTCCGCACCAACAGCTCCGGCCTATCCTCCCAAACCGACGGCACCCGTTCCCGCTCCCTCTCGggcctcaccaccttcccctACGAACAAACATCCTTCTCTGACCGTTTCTCCCACCTTGCGCGACAAACCCGCGAGAAATGCGCCTGGATCCTCCGCTGGCTCGACTCGCCCGTCGGCCACGGTGTGCTGAAATGCACGCTGGCGTACACACTCGGCAGTCTGGCTACCTTCTGGGCGCCCATCTCCGACTGGTTGGGCCGGCCGGACGGTAAGCACGTGGTGGCCACGCTGACTGTTTATTTTCATCCAGCGAGGTCCGCCGGCTCGATGATTGAGGCGGTGCTGATTGCCATTGTTGCGGTGGTGTATGCGCAGATTGTCTCGATTTTGTCCATGGCGACTTCGGTGCTGGTGGGAGGGCAGTGGCATTGTGTTCCCTTGGCGCATGCGCTGGTGCTGGCCGTCTTCATagggggaggatttgggtTTATTGGTTGGGTGAAGCAGCGGATGGGGAATCCGTTGGTGGATGTGGGGAGTACGCTGGCTTCGTTGGCGATTATTGGGGTGGTGACCAAGGAGACGGCGGTGCTGACGGGGGTGTTTTCGAATCAAAAGATCATTCAGATTCTCAAGATGTTCTTTTTGGGGGTCAGTGCTACTACTGCGGTTAACCTTTTGGTGTGGAGGGTTTCGGCGAGATCGTTGTTGAGGGACACCATGACCAAGTCTTCGACTTCGCTGGGACACATGTTGGCCTTGATTACGAGTGGGTTTCTCAGTGGCtcagaggaggatgtcacGTCGGGCCAGTTTGCGGCTGCTTCAGCTGCGTACAACCAGGTGTATCCTCAGATGATTAAGAACCTACGGGAGTCCAAGTTTGAGCGGTATCTTCTGGGTCAAGAGAAGCTGTACCAGCTTGACAGAGCCGTTGTAAGGTCTATGGAAAGGTTGGCACAGTCGATTGGTGGGCTCAGGAGCGCGGCCAACACGCAGTTTGCGCTGTTGAGAGAGTCGATGATGCAGGGGTCTGGAATGATGTCTCCGGCGGCGTCGCTCTACTCACCCGTCTTGCAGCGGACGTTGTCAAACACCCTTAAGAGCGGGAAAGGGTTTGGTATTTTGTCCGCGATTGACGAGGCGTCAGACGAGAGCAACGAGGACGAGAGAGGCCGTGTTAAGGACCGGCGTCGGTCGGATGCTACGACTGCTAGCATCCCGTTCCGCAACTCTTCTGATATCTTTGAGCTCTTTATCAACCTGCTGGGTCCGTCGATGAAGTCCTTGGCGTATACGCTCTCCGAGGTGCTGCGCGACCCACCATTTGGCACGGCCCCCGACTACGAAATCACTATCAATGATCACTTCCGCCAGAGTCTTACCGATGCTCTGTCACTCTTCAACGGGGCAAGGGCGGACGCTCTTCAGGAGTTGTACAAGCACATCGAGCTGGATCGTACGAGATCGGCCAGTATCCAAGCCGACTTTGaagaggtggcggcggcatgCGGCCATTTCAGTTTTAGCCTGCAAgcgtttggggaggagatgcaAAAGTACCTCGACGTGCTGGATGACTTGAAGTTCGCCAATGAGCACAGGTTACGGAGCTGGCATTGGATGAAGTGGTGGGGCAACCGACGCGGATACAACAACCGCAAGATCACGTTGCCGTTTGACCATGCGGAACGGGAGACGCTGATCAAGCCGATCAAGAAGAGCCAGATGCCGAGGGGTATTGCGGATTCCATGGTGCAGAGACGTGATACGTATGCATGGAGTGCTGTTCCTGGGACGAACAAGGTTATTGCTACGCTCTCCCAGAGGCTTCTCCGGGTGTTGAGAAAGGTGGCGAGGGATGACA TCCGGTTCGGCTTAAAAGTCGGGGCTGGAGCAGCATTTTGGGCCATGTTTGCCTTCATTCCGCAAACTAAGGATACTTACCAGCACTGGAGAGGCGAATGGGGTCTGCTGTCGTTCATGATCGTGTGCTCCATGACGGTTGGCGCATCCAACACCACAGGCTGGGCCAGATTTATGGGAACGGTGGCCGGTATCTCAGCATCGGGCTTCAACTGGACTATCAGCCAAGGCAGCGCACTGGCACTTATCCCCCTCGGAGCCGTGGTGGCCTTCTGGGCCTTTGTCGTCATTGTCGCTTGGGGTAAGGCTCCGCTGGGTAGAATCACGCTCCTCGCCTACAACGTTTCGACCCTGTACGCCTACAGCCTGTCGCAAAAGgtggatgacgacgacgacgatgaaggcgGCTCGAATCCCATCATTGGGGAAATCCTCCTTCATCGTTTCGTAGCTGTCACGGCTGGTATCTTGTGGGGATTGATCATTTGCCGGCTGGTGTGGCCCATATCGGCACGCAAAAAGTTCAAGGAGGGCTTGAGCATGTTGTACTTGCAAATGGGGCTCATCTGGAAGCGAGGACCGCTGGCTATCCTGCTCAGGAGCGATTGTTCCCGGTCCTATCTACGGTCTGGCGAGCAGGCTGCTCTCCAAAAATACGCCGCCCGGCTGGATGCCCTTCGTGGGAGCGCGACCAATGAGTTCGAGCTCCGAGGTCCCTTTCCAGCCGAACAATCCGCTCGTCTGATGGGCTGTGCGCACCGGCTCTTGGACGCATTTTACGCCATGTCACTGGTCACGCAGAGGAAGGGCAGTTTAACAGAAGGGGAGCGAGCGCTGCTGATGTACACGGCTGACGAGAGAGCGCAGCTGTGCGAACGCATCTGTCATGTGTTCCAAGTGCTGGCTTCTTCCCTGATGCTGGAGTACCCCCTGACGGACGCGGTGCCGAGTGTTGACCGGACGAGGGACAGGCTGCTGGCCAAGATTTTCCAATTCCGAAAGGAACACAATCCTAGCGTGATGCTGGACTATTCTTCTTCTAATGCGGGAAGTGGTAGTATCGGGTCGTCGGGGATGGGGTTCGGAGGACTGCTGGGTAAGCTGTCGCATTTGAACGTGGAGGAGAGAGATTATGCTCTGCTGTATGCATATGCCTTGGTAACATGGCAGGTGTCggaggagctcaaggtggtggccaaggagattgaggggttgtttggtgtgttggatgaggatgcgCTTTTGTTGCAGTAA
- a CDS encoding hypothetical protein (COG:S; EggNog:ENOG503PDYW) has translation MAQNTTPHESPNIDMIHHASLRLLGTMLPGPIEASSRVFLPASPHNSPATVTLSAKRPVSKLRTAVINWGQELASIAFSLCLWLPIIIGILHVYDGRPLADWPLPITLNALIAFISTACRTPFIFSLVQALAQQRWDWYESPRSLGDFSVFMRLREEYGEV, from the coding sequence ATGGCACAAAACACTACACCTCATGAAAGCCCCAATATCGACATGATTCATCACGCTTCACTACGGTTGCTAGGCACGATGCTGCCTGGCCCGATCGAAGCCTCGTCCAGGGTTTTCCTTCCAGCCAGTCCACATAACAGTCCAGCAACGGTTACATTGTCCGCAAAAAGACCTGTTTCTAAACTCCGGACAGCAGTCATTAATTGGGGGCAGGAACTGGCTAGCATTGCTTTTAGTCTTTGCCTGTGGCTTCCAATAATCATCGGTATATTGCACGTTTATGATGGGCGCCCTCTGGCGGACTGGCCGCTTCCAATCACACTCAACGCCCTTATCGCTTTCATTTCAACTGCCTGTCGGACGCCTTTTATCTTCTCATTAGTGCAGGCTCTCGCTCAGCAACGGTGGGATTGGTATGAAAGCCCAAGGTCACTTGGCGATTTTAGTGTTTTTATGAGGCTTCGAGAGGAATATGGGGAAGTGTGA
- the SNF1_2 gene encoding Protein kinase (EggNog:ENOG503NUN4; COG:T), with product MLDATMSSARSIASTSTGASARPYVSKVGILPSSLPAYHKVFMEREKAKAEGQDNFPDQPPIPEPGAPRSQADQEETLRRLKPHSRSFVRMEDAKRPQGLTPVNPPKKNKPVRWQFGIRSRNAPWEALVCIYKSLHKLGASWIVDEDYDLLHEEDEHQDYDGRHSRKPSSSSYTDPTKHYKLPADPWHIKIRWCTDTFQKHSAASGLSETGHSQPHHVTTRGENKDHKVVATRMDVQIYEMEHGVYLVDFKVDGYETPEGKLLEDKEVTSPFPFLDMAARLIMQLADAD from the exons ATGTTGGACGCCACAATGTCCTCGGCCCGTTCCATCGCCTCCACGAGCACTGGAGCATCGGCAAGGCCCTACGTTAGCAAAGTCGGCATCCTTCCCAGCAGTCTGCCGGCCTACCACAAGGTATTCATGGAAAGGGAGAAGGCCAAAGCAGAAGGGCAGGATAACTTTCCCGATCAACCGCCAATTCCCGAGCCAGGGGCTCCACGAAGCCAAGCAGACCAAGAAGAGACTCTTCGACGGCTCAAACCCCACAGCCGTAGTTTTGTCCGCATGGAAGATGCAAAGCGGCCCCAAGGCCTCACGCCAGTCAACCCgccaaagaagaacaagCCCGTTCGATGGCAGTTTGGCATTCGCTCTAGAAACGCACCTTGGGAAGCGCTTGTTTGTATCTACAAATCTCTCCACAAACTGGGAGCAAGCTGGATTGTAGATGAAGACTATGATCTCTTgcatgaggaggatgaacaTCAGGATTACGACGGCAGACACTCTAGGAAACCGAGCTCGTCGTCCTATACCGACCCAACCAAGCACTACAAGCTTCCGGCCGACCCATGGCATATCAAGATCAGATGGTGCACAGACA CATTCCAAAAACATTCCGCGGCCTCGGGCCTGAGCGAAACAGGTCATTCACAACCACACCACGTCACCACTCGCGGCGAGAACAAGGATCACAAGGTGgtggcgacgaggatggaCGTACAGATCTACGAGATGGAGCATGGCGTTTATTTGGTAGACTTCAAGGTGGACGGGTACGAAACCCCCGAGGGCAAGCTGctcgaggacaaggaggTAACAAGTCCCTTCCCATTCTTGGACATGGCCGCGAGGCTTATTATGCAGCTGGCGGATGCGGATTGA